The Papaver somniferum cultivar HN1 chromosome 3, ASM357369v1, whole genome shotgun sequence genome includes a region encoding these proteins:
- the LOC113358202 gene encoding phosphoglucan, water dikinase, chloroplastic-like produces MASLRLLQSSNCKNDNLVHQWRNKICTNTNFHKRNNRVSFTSQKYLGFRITCSVSSLEKREEEKKMGNNGKVKLRVLLNHQVQFGESVGILGSSKEFGSWKKKLQMNWTEKGWVSEVETKGGELIEFKFVIAGKDENNVVWEGGDNRKFTLPQDGFFQMICHWNNTGESVNLSTLDGTSNDGGAVETQSSNGVGVGEPVKGGAASPFVEQWQGKAASFMRSNEHGNREAHRGWDTSGLQGCALKLVEGDRNARNWWRKLDLVRELLVENLENEDRLEALIYASIYLKWINTGQIPCFEDGGHHRPNRHAEISRLIFRELERISSRKDASPQEILVIRKIHPCLPSFKSEFTASVPLTRIRDIAHRNDIPHDLKQEIKHTIQNKLHRCAGPEDLVATEAMLARITKNPGEYNGAFVEQFKIFHHELKDFFNAGSLAEQLESIRESLDGQSLTALNLFLECKKSLDKLDDSSNFLNNGGVDILVKTLQSLMGLRATLLKGLESGIRNDAPDTAIATRQKWRLSEIGLEDYSFVLLSRFLNALEAIGGSSKLADTAGLKNWNDPFDALTVGIRQLGLSGFKSKECICIENELLAWKQKGLSVKEGSEDGKTIWALRLKATLDRSRRLTEEYLEALLSIFPHRVQVLGKALGVPENSVRTYTEAEIRAGVVFQVSKLCTILLKSVRKTVGSQGWDVLVPGAAVGTLVQVERIVPGSLSSSITGPVILVVKKADGDEEVTAAGNNIVGVVLLQELPHLSHLGVRARQEKVVFVTCEDDDKIADIQNLDGESVRLEASSTSVDLSASTLSKGKEVWRDIKISGASIPKDSLVAKSLSLSKVLVPSSSQNVGTAEVLELADADAQTSGAKAAACGQLASLAALSEKVYSEQGVPASFSVPLGAVIPFGSMEKALEESGSTEAFLSLLEQAETSKMEGGELDKICSQLQELVSAQKPSAEIVNKITEIFPSNARLIVRSSANVEDLAGMSAAGLYDSIPNVSTSNPAVFENSIARVWASLYTRRAVLSRRSAGVPQKNATMAVLVQEMLSPDLSFVLHTLSPTDRDPNVVEAEIAPGLGETLASGTRGTPWRLSSGKFDGQVRTLAFANFSEEMLVLGAGPADGEVIHLTVDYSQKPLTIDGIFRQQLGQRLCSIGFFLEQKFGCPQDVEGCIVGKDIYIVQTRPQPL; encoded by the exons ATGGCTTCACTTCGTTTACTTCAGTCTTCTAATTGTAAAAACGATAATCTTGTTCATCAATGGCGTAATAAGATTTGCACAAATACAAATTTTCACAAACGCAATAATAGAGTCTCATTCACTTCTCAGAAATATCTAGGTTTTCGAATCACTTGCAGCGTTTCATCTCTTGAAAAAag agaagaagaaaagaagatggGGAATAATGGGAAAGTAAAGCTGAGGGTTTTGTTGAATCATCAAGTACAATTTGGTGAAAGTGTTGGGATTTTGGGTTCTTCTAAAGAATTTGGATCATGGAAGAAGAAATTACAAATGAATTGGACAGAAAAAGGTTGGGTAAGTGAGGTTGAAACTAAAGGGGGTGAATTAATTGAATTCAAATTTGTGATTGCTGGGAAAGATGAGAATAATGTGGTATGGGAAGGTGGTGATAATAGAAAATTTACTCTCCCACAAGATGGCTTCTTTCAAATGATTTGTCATTGGAACAACACTGGAGAATCTGTCAATCTATCAACACTGGATGGGACTAGTAATGATGGTGGAGCAGTAGAGACACAAAGTAGTAACGGAGTTGGAGTCGGGGAGCCTGTTAAAGGAGGTGCAGCTAGTCCATTTGTAGAACAATGGCAGGGGAAGGCTGCCTCATTTATGAGGTCGAATGAACATGGAAATAGGGAGGCACATAGAGGGTGGGATACTAGTGGTCTTCAAGGGTGTGCATTAAAATTAGTGGAAGGTGATCGAAATGCGAGGAATTGGTGGAGGAAG CTAGACTTGGTGCGTGAATTGTTGGTTGAAAATCTCGAAAACGAGGATCGGTTGGAAGCTCTTATATATGCTTCTATCTACTTGAAG TGGATAAACACAGGGCAAATACCATGCTTTGAAGATGGTGGACACCATAGGCCAAACAGACATGCTGAAATTTCAAGGCTCATATTTCGTGAACTTGAAAGAATTTCGTCCAGGAAAGATGCGTCGCCTCAG GAAATACTTGTTATACGCAAAATTCATCCATGTTTGCCATCATTCAAATCGGAATTCACTGCATCGGTTCCTTTAACTCGAATTAGAGATATTGCTCATCGGAACGATATTCCTCATGATCTCAAG CAAGAAATCAAGCACACAATACAAAACAAACTTCACCGTTGTGCTGGGCCTGAAGATCTAGTTGCTACAGAAGCAATGCTTGCCAGAATTACCAAGAATCCTGGAGAATATAATGGGGCTTTCGTGGAACAATTTAAGATATTTCATCATGAACTTAAAGACTTCTTTAATGCTGGCAG CCTTGCCGAGCAACTTGAATCGATCAGGGAATCGTTGGATGGACAGAGCTTGACGGCGCTTAATCTATTTCTGGAGTGCAAGAAG AGTTTGGACAAGTTGGACGACTCAAGTAATTTCCTGAACAACGGTGGAGTTGATATATTAGTGAAGACCTTACAATCATTAATGGGTTTGAGAGCAACACTTTTGAAAGGTCTTGAAAGTGGCATCCGAAATGATGCCCCTGATACTGCGATAGCTACCCGTCAAAAG TGGCGCCTTTCCGAAATTGGCCTTGAGGACTACTCTTTTGTACTTTTAAGCAG GTTCCTCAATGCACTTGAAGCTATAGGAGGATCTTCTAAGCTTGCAGATACTGCAGGGTTAAAGAATTGGAATGATCCATTTGATGCTCTTACTGTTGGCATTCGCCAACTGGGACTTTCCGGTTTTAAGTCAAAGGAATGTATCTGTATTGAGAATGAACTCCTTGCATGGAAACAAAAAGGTCTATCTGTAAAAGAAG GCAGTGAGGATGGAAAAACTATATGGGCCTTGAGGCTCAAGGCTACTCTTGATAGATCAAGAAGGCTAACTGAAGAATATTTGGAAGCACTTCTTAGTATCTTCCCTCATAGAGTACAG GTGCTAGGGAAAGCTCTTGGGGTTCCTGAAAATAGTGTGAGGACGTATACTGAGGCTGAGATTCGTGCAgg AGTTGTTTTCCAGGTATCAAAACTTTGCACCATTCTTTTGAAATCTGTAAGAAAGACAGTAGGATCACAAGGTTGGGACGTTCTTGTTCCTGGAGCTGCTGTTGGGACCCTTGTTCag GTAGAGCGGATTGTTCCCGGGTCTTTATCGTCATCTATAACAGGACCTGTTATTCTAGTGGTCAAAAAAGCTGATGGAGACGAGGAG GTTACAGCTGCAGGGAACAACATTGTTGGGGTGGTACTCTTACAGGAATTGCCTCATTTATCACATCTTGGTGTGAGGGCCCGGCAA GAAAAGGTGGTTTTTGTGACTTGTGAAGATGATGACAAGATTGCTGACATCCAAAATCTTGACGGAGAATCTGTTAG GTTGGAAGCATCCTCTACAAGTGTTGATCTATCAGCATCAACATTGAGCAAGGGCAAAGAGGTTTGGCGTGATATCAAAATAAGTGGGGCTTCAATTCCGAAGGATTCCCTAGTAGCCAAGTCTTTGTCATTGTCCAAAGTCCTAGTGCCTTCCTCAAGCCAG AATGTCGGCACTGCAGAAGTTCTCGAACTCGCAGATGCGGATGCCCAAACTTCTGGTGCAAAGGCTGCTGCTTGTGGTCAGTTGGCTTCTTTGGCTGCACTTTCTGAAAAAG TTTACAGTGAACAAGGGGTACCGGCTTCTTTTAGTGTTCCTTTGGGAGCAGTAATACCTTTCGGTTCAATGGAGAAAGCATTAGAGGAAAGTGGATCCACTGAAGCTTTTCTGTCACTTCTAGAGCAGGCTGAAACATCCAAAATGGAAGGAGGTGAACTCGATAAAATATGTTCTCAGCTCCAAGAACTGGTTTCAGCCCAGAAACCCTCTGCAGAAATAGTCAACAAGATAACAGAAATCTTCCCAAGCAATGCTCGCTTGATCGTAAGATCGAGTGCGAACGTTGAGGACTTAGCAGGAATGTCCGCTGCTGGATTATACGACTCCATCCCAAATGTCAGCACTTCAAACCCTGCCGTTTTTGAAAACTCTATCGCCCGAGTTTGGGCATCTCTTTATACCAGGAGAGCAGTCCTAAGTCGGCGATCTGCTGGTGTACCACAGAAGAATGCTACGATGGCAGTACTTGTACAGGAAATGCTGTCACCAGATTTGTCCTTTGTGCTACACACGTTAAGTCCAACAGACCGTGACCCTAATGTGGTCGAAGCCGAGATTGCACCAGGgcttggtgaaaccctagcttcagGTACCCGTGGAACTCCATGGAGACTTTCGTCCGGAAAATTTGACGGCCAAGTACGAACTTTAGCATTTGCAAATTTCAGTGAGGAGATGCTAGTTCTTGGTGCAGGTCCGGCAGATGGGGAGGTAATACATTTGACAGTCGATTACAGTCAAAAGCCACTAACCattgacggaatattccgtcagcAACTTGGGCAGCGTCTCTGTTCTATAGGGTTTTTCCTTGAGCAGAAGTTTGGGTGCCCACAGGATGTAGAGGGTTGTATTGTCGGAAAGGATATCTACATTGTGCAGACACGCCCCCAGCCACTATAA